The sequence CGCCTCGCAGCCGGGCATGGCCGAGCGCACCATCGTGGTGGACGGCGCTTCGAAGAGCTACGCCATGACCGGGTGGCGGCTGGGCTATGCGGCCAACCGCGCGCTGGCGCCGTATTTTTCCACCTGGATCACCAACACCGACTCCTGCGCCGGCTCCATCACCCAGTGGGCGGGGGTGGAGGCCCTCACCGGAGACCAGACCGAGCACGAGCGGATGATGGAGAGCTTCACCCGCCGCCGCAACCTGATCGTGGAGGGGTTGAACACCCTGGAGGGCATCCACGCCCTCAAGCCCGGCGGCGCGTTCTACGTGTGGCCCAACGTGAGCGAACTC is a genomic window of Candidatus Glassbacteria bacterium containing:
- a CDS encoding aminotransferase class I/II-fold pyridoxal phosphate-dependent enzyme; translated protein: MAERTIVVDGASKSYAMTGWRLGYAANRALAPYFSTWITNTDSCAGSITQWAGVEALTGDQTEHERMMESFTRRRNLIVEGLNTLEGIHALKPGGAFYVWPNVSELCQRTGCSTAEELRKRWLHEAGVAVLADSQFGTPVPGEGQHVRFSYATSEDNIAEGLERIRKWIAENG